A region of Halalkaliarchaeum desulfuricum DNA encodes the following proteins:
- a CDS encoding DUF7718 family protein: MTDYEVTPPPERLADRVQLRTAFSTESGEVTRFMIQLEYWIDGDWQEIVRYDHDQDAPGGHDVTEEGLHRDVYRDGEKYRTEEVSPPIPANEAFDYAEEDLRENAERFVKRFEKWHGVKDRSGL, encoded by the coding sequence ATGACGGACTACGAGGTAACGCCCCCGCCCGAGCGGCTGGCCGACCGCGTGCAGTTGCGCACGGCGTTCTCCACAGAGAGCGGCGAAGTGACCCGGTTTATGATCCAGTTGGAGTACTGGATCGACGGCGACTGGCAGGAGATCGTTCGGTACGATCACGATCAGGACGCGCCCGGCGGCCACGACGTGACCGAAGAGGGGTTGCACCGTGACGTGTACCGCGACGGAGAGAAGTACCGCACAGAGGAGGTTTCGCCGCCGATTCCGGCGAACGAGGCGTTCGACTACGCCGAAGAAGATTTACGCGAGAACGCCGAACGATTCGTCAAGAGGTTTGAAAAATGGCACGGAGTGAAAGACAGGAGCGGCCTGTAA
- a CDS encoding ribbon-helix-helix domain-containing protein, whose translation MSDADAGANDDPNMTTITLKIPQAFLDDLDATWRAEHFPSRSEFIRWALRDAVKHPSFSRKGWKDIAASEHQLATGEGRTYSSDEIRARLNEDTDASE comes from the coding sequence ATGTCCGACGCTGACGCAGGGGCCAACGACGACCCCAACATGACCACCATCACGCTCAAGATTCCACAGGCGTTCCTTGACGACCTCGATGCGACCTGGCGGGCCGAACACTTCCCGTCCCGTAGCGAGTTCATCCGATGGGCGCTTCGAGACGCCGTGAAGCACCCCTCGTTCTCGCGGAAGGGCTGGAAGGACATCGCCGCCAGCGAACACCAGCTGGCGACCGGTGAGGGACGAACCTATAGCAGCGACGAGATTCGAGCGCGTCTGAATGAGGACACGGATGCCAGCGAGTGA
- a CDS encoding AbrB/MazE/SpoVT family DNA-binding domain-containing protein, whose protein sequence is MSTDDPEVATVTSKGQITIPSRFREQLGLEKGTKLMVVPTDYGLVLKKIELPSVEEFKERVEGRDDEVELSIDEIDRLVHEARGAE, encoded by the coding sequence ATGAGTACAGACGATCCAGAAGTGGCGACGGTCACCTCGAAGGGCCAGATCACGATTCCGAGCCGGTTCAGGGAACAGCTCGGCCTCGAAAAGGGCACGAAATTGATGGTCGTTCCGACCGACTACGGGCTCGTCTTGAAGAAGATCGAACTGCCGTCGGTCGAGGAGTTCAAAGAGCGCGTGGAAGGTCGAGACGACGAGGTCGAACTATCCATCGACGAGATCGACCGACTGGTTCACGAGGCACGAGGAGCCGAATGA
- a CDS encoding putative toxin-antitoxin system toxin component, PIN family: MKAVLDTNVLISAVISTGTPHEVVVAGFEDEYRIVVSVATLAEFRETLRKYPERFHLDEEEVQKEVETIRYFAEFVEPNEEIAAVDDDPDDDKFLEAAVAGNVEYLVSGDRHLLDIDSFRGIDIVTPREFYTVLEGR, encoded by the coding sequence ATGAAAGCGGTTCTCGATACGAACGTCCTCATCTCGGCGGTGATCTCGACTGGAACGCCTCACGAAGTTGTGGTGGCAGGATTCGAAGATGAGTATCGAATAGTCGTCTCAGTCGCCACGCTTGCGGAGTTTCGAGAGACGTTGCGCAAGTATCCAGAACGATTCCACCTGGACGAAGAGGAGGTTCAAAAGGAAGTCGAAACGATCCGATATTTCGCGGAGTTCGTCGAACCGAACGAGGAAATTGCTGCAGTCGATGACGATCCGGACGATGACAAGTTTTTGGAGGCTGCTGTCGCTGGAAACGTTGAGTATCTGGTATCCGGTGATCGACACCTACTCGACATCGATTCGTTTCGTGGGATCGACATCGTCACACCGAGGGAGTTTTACACCGTTCTCGAAGGCCGTTGA